The Episyrphus balteatus chromosome 4, idEpiBalt1.1, whole genome shotgun sequence genome includes a window with the following:
- the LOC129918588 gene encoding uncharacterized protein LOC129918588 yields the protein MKYCTKNHIVYSVEVFKSEVKIFAMNYYEIKIITALIAIIAAEFSPTNANFNSKFLSFIENLHKIEQFETIFLLKSSKEPFFNENFIKNVTNTIGIPIILSTANSSYYLKEKFNENLFPILQFDSNVEYLRQLLEYLQHLRSSKMIFVIKNSSRNYLDLKNVFDFCWMNRIINVIAVFQDFETSSVYYSYSNFGDFRIEEFIWNKKKIQDVFPNRMKDLNGITLPILFGGPQPGVIISKNANGGTKIGGYAGNIFNTFAKRHNARLNTSYVNTSLSARDIFALVKYGKVEMSGVFPFGLSHPISFCSYPVINFDWCIMVPIEPKIPIYKVFVYVFEWKPFLLTIVVLILLSILVSKAAKFTGTYQNFKIYDYFFNIDFFRGILGQSFSETPNASGTTKIIYLLIFLLGIMIVTSYNAFLQSFMTELPRENIIKSYEELKSFNLKIYIYEMDFNVLLYLRPELKQFKNSFKIEPSFEIFENFQDNLNTRYAYQVNSHKWQIYKNQQKFFGQQLFRWSDELCIWKNALAAFPLNENSIYKNALNFHILELQSAGLMDFWKKRSFYELMAIGRIQKLNFTNEVNLEPLKVEDLKRIWIMMGLAYMVGTLVFIGENCLFILKNK from the coding sequence ATGAAATATTGCACAAAAAATCACATAGTTTACTCTGTGGAGGTCTTCAAATCAGAAGTTAAAATTTTCGCGATGAATTATtacgaaataaaaattattaccgCTTTAATTGCAATAATAGCTGCTGAATTTTCGCCAACTAACgctaatttcaattcaaaatttctaAGTTTTATCGAAAATCTCCACAAAATCGAGCAATTTGAAACTATTTTTCTTCTAAAATCATCCAAGGAACcgtttttcaatgaaaatttcataaaaaatgtaaCAAATACAATTGGTATTCCAATAATTTTGTCAACTGCAAATTCTTCATActacttgaaagaaaaattcaatgaaaacttATTTCCAATACTGCAATTTGATTCAAATGTTGAATATCTTCGGCAACTTTTGGAATATCTTCAACATCTTCGATCAAGCAAGATGATTTTTGTAATCAAGAATTCTTCAAGAAATTATTTGGACTTGAAGAATGTTTTTGATTTCTGCTGGATGAATAGAATAATCAATGTAATAgcagtttttcaagattttgaaACTTCTTCGGTCTATTACAGCTACAGTAATTTTGGAGATTTCAGAATTGAAGAATTCATTTGGAACAAGAAGAAAATACAAGATGTTTTTCCAAATCGGATGAAAGACCTTAATGGTATAACATTGCCAATACTTTTTGGTGGACCACAACCAGGAgttatcatttcaaaaaatgCTAATGGAGGTACTAAAATTGGTGGCTATGCAGGAAATATCTTCAATACTTTCGCTAAAAGACACAATGCAAGATTAAACACTTCATATGTGAACACTTCACTTTCAGCTCGGGACATTTTTGCGCTGGTTAAATATGGAAAAGTTGAGATGTCGGGTGTGTTTCCCTTTGGCTTATCACATCCAATTAGTTTTTGCTCGTACCCAGTTATTAATTTTGATTGGTGTATAATGGTTCCAATAGAACCAAAAATTCCCATCTATAAAGTGTTTGTCTATGTTTTTGAATGGAAGCCCTTTCTTCTTACAATTGTGGTATTAATTCTGCTGTCGATATTAGTTTCAAAAGCTGCAAAGTTCACAGGAACAtatcaaaacttcaaaatttacGATTACTTCtttaacattgatttttttcgtgGAATACTTGGACAATCCTTCTCTGAAACACCAAATGCTTCTGGCACTACAAAAATCATCtatttgttgatatttttactTGGAATCATGATTGTTACTTCATACAATGCATTTCTTCAGTCTTTTATGACTGAACTTCCtagagaaaatataattaaatcataCGAAGAATTGAAatcatttaacttaaaaatctATATTTATGAAATGGACtttaatgttttattatatttaaggcctgaattaaaacaatttaaaaattcatttaaaattgaaccgagttttgaaattttcgaaaattttcaagACAATCTAAATACTAGGTATGCCTATCAAGTTAATAGCCATAAATGGcagatttataaaaatcaacaaaaattttttggtcaACAATTGTTTCGTTGGTCTGATGAATTGTGTATTTGGAAAAATGCCTTAGCAGCGTTTCCattgaatgaaaattcaatctacaaaaatgcattaaattttcatattttagaaCTGCAATCAGCTGGATTGatggatttttggaaaaaaagatcCTTTTATGAGTTGATGGCTATTGGAagaattcaaaagttaaattttaCCAACGAAGTTAATCTGGAGCCGCTGAAAGTTGAAGATTTGAAGAGAATTTGGATTATGATGGGACTGGCTTATATGGTTGGGACTTTGGTATTTATTGgagaaaattgtttatttatattgaaaaataagtaa
- the LOC129918080 gene encoding uncharacterized protein LOC129918080, translating to MINVLAVFQDFGTSSVYYSYNNFGGFRIEEFVWHEIKSDIFPNRMQNLHGVTLPILLGGPQPGLIISKNAKVDTKIGGYVGNILSAFAKRHNARLSNLNVNTSVAPRDIYPQVEDGTVDILGAFPLRTAVPANFYSYPFTISDWCVMIPIEPKIPIYKVFAIVFHWEAFVLTIAVFIVLSVSRAVVEFFSGSHEVPSVRVFFFNIDCFRGILGQSISEDPKASCSTKIIYSLIFLLGIMMVTSYDAFLQSLMTETPTENMIRNFDDLETHNLKIYIYKTYFKYWSKLHPNFQQYSNSFEIEDSLETFDRLRDSFNPKYAYAVTKDKWKVLNSQQNFFDQRRFRWSDELCMFKNAPASFALNENTIYRNILNSHILDIQSAGLMDFWTEKAFYELIEIGKIKKLNFTNELNLRPLKVEDFKWIWIAMGLAYTVATLCFIGGLER from the coding sequence ATGATCAATGTTTTAGCAGTTTTTCAAGATTTCGGAACTTCTTCGGTCTACTACAGTTATAACAATTTCGGAGGTTTCAGAATTGAAGAATTCGTTTGGCATGAGATAAAGTCAGATATTTTTCCAAATCGAATGCAGAATCTTCATGGTGTTACATTGCCAATATTACTCGGTGGGCCACAGCCAGGATTGATAATCTCAAAAAATGCTAAAGTCGATACGAAAATTGGTGGCTATGTTGGGAATATTTTAAGTGCTTTCGCTAAGAGACATAATGCCAGATTAAGCAATTTAAATGTAAACACTTCAGTTGCACCTCGTGATATTTATCCACAAGTTGAAGACGGTACTGTTGATATATTGGGTGCTTTTCCTTTACGTACAGCAGTTCCAGCTAATTTTTACTCATATCCATTTACTATTTCTGATTGGTGTGTAATGATTCCCATAGAGCCGAAAATCCCTATCTATAAGGTGTTTGCTATTGTTTTTCATTGGGAAGCTTTTGTTCTGACAATCGCCGTATTTATTGTGCTGTCTGTCTCACGTGCAGTTGTGGAATTTTTCTCGGGTTCCCATGAAGTCCCCAGCGTGCGTGTTTTCTTCTTTAACATTGACTGTTTTCGTGGAATACTTGGTCAGTCAATATCTGAAGATCCAAAAGCTTCTTGCAGTACAAAAATTATCTATTCGCTGATATTCTTACTTGGAATCATGATGGTAACTTCATACGATGCATTTCTTCAATCACTCATGACTGAAACTCCAACGGAAAACATGATCAGAAATTTCGATGACTTGGAAACACATAAtctaaaaatttacatttacaaGACATACTTCAAATATTGGTCAAAATTACACCCTAATTTTCAGCAATACTCAAATTCATTTGAAATCGAAGATAGTCTTGAAACTTTTGATAGACTTCGTGATAGTTTCAATCCTAAGTATGCCTATGCGGTAACTAAAGACAAATGGAAGGTGTTAAAcagtcaacaaaatttctttgatcaACGACGATTTCGTTGGTCAGATGAATTGTGTATGTTCAAAAATGCACCAGCTTCATTTGCTTTGAATGAAAATACAATCTATAGGAATATTTTGAACTCCCATATTTTAGATATACAATCAGCTGGATTGATGGACTTTTGGACTGAAAAAGCATTTTATGAACTGATTGAGATTGGAAAGattaaaaagttgaattttacgAATGAATTGAACTTAAGACCGCTTAAGGTTGAAGATTTTAAATGGATTTGGATAGCAATGGGATTAGCGTATACCGTCGCAACTTTATGTTTTATTGGAGGATTGGAGCGATAA
- the LOC129918082 gene encoding uncharacterized protein LOC129918082 encodes MVNVIAVFQDFETSSAYYSYSNFGRFRIEEHLWNDKKLDVFPNRMRDLQGITLPILFGGPRPGVIISKNANGNTKIGGYVGNIFNAFAKRHNARLSTLNVNNSVGPRDIFPQVEDGTVEILGAYPLRLIRLPEFHSYPFTLYDWCIMVPIEPKIPIFKVFAFVFYWEAFVFTISIFILLSVTLGVAAKLTGSQQSFKIPDFFFNIDCFRGILGQSITQTPNASCSIKIIYSLIFLLGIMIVTSYDAFLQSFMTETPREDKIRSFDELQFIQITFKF; translated from the exons ATGGTCAATGTTATAgcagtttttcaagattttgaaACTTCTTCAGCTTACTACAGCTACAGCAATTTCGGAAGATTCAGAATTGAAGAACACTTATGGAATGACAAAAAGTTAGACGTTTTCCCAAATCGTATGCGGGATCTTCAGGGCATCACATTGCCAATACTTTTTGGTGGACCACGACCAGGAGTCATTATCTCGAAAAATGCTAATGGGAATACGAAAATTGGTGGCTATGTAGGAAATATCTTCAATGCTTTTGCTAAGAGACACAATGCCAGATTGAGTACTTTAAATGTTAACAATTCAGTTGGACCTCGTGATATTTTTCCACAAGTTGAAGATGGTACAGTTGAGATATTAGGTGCTTATCCTTTACGTCTAATAAGACTACCTGAATTTCACTCATATCCGTTTACTCTTTATGACTGGTGTATTATGGTTCCCATAGAACCGAAAATTCCTATCTTTAAAGTGTTTGCCTTTGTCTTCTATTGGGAAGcttttgtttttacaatttcGATATTCATACTACTCTCTGTTACGCTTGGAGTAGCTGCTAAGTTAACAGGATCTCAGCAGTCCTTCAAAATTCCTGATTTCTTCTTTAACATCGACTGTTTTCGTGGAATACTTGGTCAGTCAATAACTCAAACTCCAAATGCTTCTTGCAGTATAAAAATCATCTATTCGTTGATATTTTTACTTGGAATCATGATTGTTACTTCATACGATGCATTTCTTCAATCTTTCATGACTGAAACTCCCAGAGAAGATAAAATAAGATCTTTCGATGAACTACAATT TATTCAAATCACTTTCAAATTTTAG